The stretch of DNA TCCAATACCAGATATCAATCCTCCTGCGCCCGATTCACGGAGCTAACGCAGTCCACGTTAGTCGTACGATAATGGGCGTCCGAGGCACTTGGACTACGGCAATGATCGATCCAGACTAGTGAGCAGTGAGGGCTACGCTAAGGGCAACAGATAGAACAGAGAGGGAACAGAGAGGGAACAAAGAGGGAACAGAAAACCAACCTGGTGTTACTGTTCAACCCACATGCTCAGTCTCCTCCCCTGAACCCTCATCATTGGTGAGATATCGCCGCCGAATCTCCGACAAGGAGCAAAAACCGTCTCCAACAAGGtcaccgacaaggagccCACGACCGTCTCCCTTCTCAGCACCATTCCTGCGTGCTAAAACGACTTTGTGCCTTTTGTGGTTGACATTTGGGGCTAACCGAGTCAGAGAAGGGGTTGTGAGGTGAGAGAGGCGAGAGCCGAGACCGGGAGAAGCCAACCCAGCTGAATCGCCACGCCAGCCTATCGGAGTGTGGTGTGGTCTAGACATGGTGTGGTCTAGAGATGGTGTGGTCTAGTCGTGGTCTAATCGTGGAGTCATACGTCTAGTGGTGTAATCACACACTCGCACAATCACACACAGACTAACGGTGACAGTTGAACTTCCAAAAGCAGCCAGAGTGTCTCATCAAGTGCGGAGCTGACTATGACTACTGACTTGGAGCCAGAGTCAACTTGGTCTCCAACACAACACCTCCCGCCGCTGCTACCAcagtcgctgctgctgtggtcTAGCTTCAATCGCCATCGCCTGCCTTAACGCAGACCGTGCTAGCCAGTACTGGTACCGGCCGAGAACTTGTTGCACTAGCGGGTTCACGCATCTACAGCATCTCATGTCGCCCAATGACTCTGGCAACGAGCATGGGATTTTCCCACCGCGGAGCCAGCCTGCTCCGCCCTCCACGGCTCCCACTGCGTCTCCGTCATCCCGTTTCACCTCTCTCTCGCCCTACCCGCGGCCCATCGGCGACCATCACTCGCTGGAACAGACATCGTTTGGGAGTTCTCCTGCTTCGGCGAATTTCCAGGGTCCTCTCAGTGAGTCGTGGCCAGGTCAGTTCCAGCAATCAGACAAGTTTCAGCAGTCACGCGAGTTTCAACAGTCAGCGTCGTTGCCAGGATATGAGGCGGTAGGTCATGCTCCAGCTCACCTTGTCGGCGATGCTCATATCTCCGGCAACGGTCGTCCAGCTCACCACGCTCCTCAAGCTCCAACAACAGTCGAACAAAAACCGCGGCTTCAACTGCTCGGCTCCGGAGTGTCCATCACTGAGGGCGGCGAGGGAGTCATTCCCCAGGAGGCTCTATTTATCGGCGACCCGGGATTCGAACCGTTCCGAGGAGTCGTAGTCAAGCCCAACAACCCGGGGGACGACAACCATCCCTGGGGTGCCAAGTATTCCGACCATGGGTTTGAGCGCCCCGGAGGCGAAATTGGAAACTGCGTGACCGGGTATCCTCTGGCGCGTTTCCGACAACAACTTCAGGGATCGGAACTGCTGGAACAGGTGTCTCAGGCGGTTCGAGAGGTTCCCCGAAGCGCACAGGAGACCGTCTCCAACACGACAAATCTGCCCACCGCCGCCGCCAGCGAGGCAATTCCACGCACGATGTTTGAAGGTCCCCAGTTTCCCCAGGCTCCGGGTGAGTCGCGTCTGCTGCTTCCTTATGAGTATCAACGTGGGGTCCAGAGTGGGATTAAGAGTGGAGTTCTGGACGGGGTTCCTGTCCACGGGGTTCAGAATGGAGTTCCTGTTCATGGGATCCCGATCGGTGCTTCCCCTGCTcatcctcttcctcctggTCTTCCTCCTGGACTTCTCCCTCCTCTCACCCACCCACTACAGCATTTTCCACTACAGCCCCTTGCCCCACATCATCTCCCTCCACAGCATATTCCTCAATTGCATCTCTCTCAACAGCATCTCCCCCTACAACCGCCCTTTCCTCCCCACTCGTATTACCACTACGGCCCTCCCCACCCCATGGAGTTCCAACCGCATCAAGTCTCCCAACACAAACCGCCGGTGCGGCCCATCACCCCCGATCCTCCCATCCTGGTTCTCGAAACGCAGTATGGATGTTTAGTAGAAGGACCTTTTTCCGACGGCGGCTGTTTTGgtctgaagaagaaaatTGCCAATCCGCCGGTGCCGTTTGAGACGCcggtgctcaaggacgacgaTTCGGCCATTCCCGCCGAGACTCTTCTCAAGTGACGCGTTTGTTCTGCAAGTGCCGAGACTTTGGTCAGACGTTGACCATTCACTAGTAAAGTACAGACTGTCTACGATTCCTCGCCGTTGTACTCCGCTATCGATAGCACGTGTTGTTGCCCTACAGCCATTCCCGGAGACCTGGAACATTCAGTACGATTGAGTGATTAGACCAGTTTTTCAACAACTGTCGGTCGACCAGGTTTGTTTCTCTCTGATACTCGATTTTGTCATCACCAAAAGCTAAATGGTTTTTTTGATGTCTCTTCTTTATGGGGGACAATTTCATTGATTCGCCACGAGAAAAAATATGATGACGCAATTTTCTTTCCGTCTTGATGTAAGTCTCTGCAACTCTCGTCattcttcctcctcccttATAGATCTTCCATCTTGGACATGTTCGGCGTCGTGCATGTCTGTCTAGACACCAGACCCGACTTCAACATATTGGTCTTCCAAGGTATCAGCTTCGGTATGGTCTCCCAAAGGCCAAAATTCAAATTTACTTAGAATTTGTTAAGAGGAAAAGTCAGCTGGGGGT from Yarrowia lipolytica chromosome 1D, complete sequence encodes:
- a CDS encoding uncharacterized protein (Compare to YALI0D18656g, similar to uniprot|Q6CI22 Yarrowia lipolytica YALI0A02387g); translation: MSPNDSGNEHGIFPPRSQPAPPSTAPTASPSSRFTSLSPYPRPIGDHHSLEQTSFGSSPASANFQGPLSESWPGQFQQSDKFQQSREFQQSASLPGYEAVGHAPAHLVGDAHISGNGRPAHHAPQAPTTVEQKPRLQLLGSGVSITEGGEGVIPQEALFIGDPGFEPFRGVVVKPNNPGDDNHPWGAKYSDHGFERPGGEIGNCVTGYPLARFRQQLQGSELLEQVSQAVREVPRSAQETVSNTTNLPTAAASEAIPRTMFEGPQFPQAPGESRLLLPYEYQRGVQSGIKSGVLDGVPVHGVQNGVPVHGIPIGASPAHPLPPGLPPGLLPPLTHPLQHFPLQPLAPHHLPPQHIPQLHLSQQHLPLQPPFPPHSYYHYGPPHPMEFQPHQVSQHKPPVRPITPDPPILVLETQYGCLVEGPFSDGGCFGLKKKIANPPVPFETPVLKDDDSAIPAETLLK